The segment GCTGTCGGGGGCGCAAAGTGCGGTAACAGGCAACTTCATCACGCAGATCGGCATGGTTTTGATTTTTGTAACCGGCCTTGATCATCTGATGATACAGGCCGTGTTTGAAAGCTATTCCCTGTTTCCGCCGGGTGGCGCCTTGCCGGTTGGTGATATGAGCGAATTTTTCGCACGTGCGATCAATGAGAGTTTTGTCATCGCGATGAAAATCTCCGCGCCGTTCCTGATCGTTGCAATCGTGCTGCAGGTGGCGTTGGGCATTTTGAACAAGCTGATGCCCCAGTTGCCGGTGTTCTTTGTCGCCATGCCGGTTCAGATCGGGTTGGCTTTTGTGCTTCTGGCACTGGCATTGCCGACCATGATGATGGTATTTTTGGAATATTACGAGAACGGGTTGGAAAGTTTCGTCAACCCCTAGGGACCGCCAACCTTTCGGCATAATGCCGGGCAATCCGGAATGGTATGGGAATGGCCGACGAAGACGACAGCCAAAAGACAGAAGACCCCACAAGTAAAAAGCTTGAGGACGCCCGAAAGAAAGGGCAGGTACCGGTTTCCAAGGAAGTCGGTAACTTCATGTTGCTATTTGGCGGTGGTC is part of the Thalassospira lucentensis genome and harbors:
- the fliR gene encoding flagellar biosynthetic protein FliR; translated protein: MNLDDLLTLNVYVVLMSFARVGAAFAFMPGIGARVVPARVRLVFAFWVAVVISPLAGPLIPEQPADAPTLFVHLAYELTIGAFFGLFGQVMMAGLQTAGSIIAYSSSMANAFSGDALSGAQSAVTGNFITQIGMVLIFVTGLDHLMIQAVFESYSLFPPGGALPVGDMSEFFARAINESFVIAMKISAPFLIVAIVLQVALGILNKLMPQLPVFFVAMPVQIGLAFVLLALALPTMMMVFLEYYENGLESFVNP